In Gigantopelta aegis isolate Gae_Host chromosome 14, Gae_host_genome, whole genome shotgun sequence, the following proteins share a genomic window:
- the LOC121388530 gene encoding E3 ubiquitin-protein ligase TRIM56-like: MTAGSNISFDTCSICTEQFKLPKLLPCFHTFCLGCLQQFVLSSSKDGQFLCPLCRYQVTLPEEGVTGFQTNFYIEARAEKQVHSGGECCGVCEQRATHSCRECEILLCDTCTKCHQSLPATRSHLLVNLGDSCTGQTFLSIQKYCEKHNDEKLRFYCMPCSKVICRDCKLTDHDSHKTKDIADVVEEARTSLTKTKVELEACKAKLEKFIGQINENNTETSKRISHVKEEINKLADSLGDMINNARREEIDRVTAIQQTHGKKCSDEQYRLTQRKCFLQSQIDHTDAMLKEGLDCDVLTADSEMKQRLAEIEKEQQSDSGFYSKSLKISDIPLITPGVLDVVRHAVCNVTREAFPVTRKTMSLNVMKSLCVTQSYEPVYSITFTNTSNALISYDKEGSSFLGLFEKSSPKPTWEIRIDLNEFRNEGVHGVIEKHNKENPDNKIPAADYTDLKKPFPYKDTNGNGDTCWVIKEHNWVGVQTVSGDVRTLTFNPFAEPGQEFKPVDVCWGNNNEIYIADHDANMIIVYSLQHGFQKSLTPHFYNRSPTAVVMSTGRTLYFGDLNGRVHLCHKSLIVN, translated from the coding sequence ATGACGGCAGGCTCGAACATCAGCTTCGACACTTGCAGTATTTGTACTGAACAGTTTAAACTTCCAAAACTTCTGCCATGTTTCCACACGTTCTGTCTGGGATGTCTACAGCAGTTTGTGTTATCATCATCCAAGGACGGTCAGTTCCTATGTCCTCTGTGTCGGTATCAAGTGACCTTACCCGAGGAGGGAGTGACGGGCTTTCAGACTAACTTCTATATTGAGGCCAGGGCGGAGAAGCAAGTCCACAGTGGGGGTGAGTGTTGTGGGGTGTGTGAACAGCGTGCGACTCACTCGTGTCGTGAGTGTGAAATACTGCTGTGTGATACGTGCACAAAATGTCACCAATCTCTCCCTGCTACGAGATCCCATCTGTTAGTAAATCTGGGTGATTCCTGTACAGGGCAAACATTTTTGTCAATACAgaaatattgtgaaaaacacaACGATGAAAAACTGAGATTTTACTGTATGCCCTGTAGTAAAGTGATCTGTCGAGATTGTAAACTAACAGACCATGACAGTCATAAGACCAAAGACATCGCCGATGTTGTCGAAGAAGCCAGAACCAGCTTGACCAAAACGAAAGTAGAATTAGAAGCGTGTAAAGCAAAACTAGAAAAATTTATTGGCCAAATAAATGAGAACAATACTGAAACGTCTAAACGTATTAGTCATGTTaaagaagaaataaacaaacttgcTGATTCACTGGGTGACATGATAAACAATGCTCGTCGTGAAGAGATAGACAGAGTGACAGCCATACAGCAAACACACGGAAAGAAATGTTCAGATGAACAGTATAGATTAacacaaagaaaatgttttctCCAGAGTCAGATTGATCACACGGACGCCATGTTAAAAGAGGGACTTGACTGTGATGTGTTGACAGCTGACAGCGAGATGAAACAACGACTAgcagagatagagaaagaacAACAGTCTGACTCAGGTTTTTATTCTAAATCTTTAAAGATTTCTGACATTCCGCTAATAACTCCAGGTGTGCTGGATGTTGTCAGACATGCTGTCTGTAATGTCACGCGGGAAGCGTTCCCAGTTACACGTAAAACTATGTCACTAAACGTGATGAAATCATTGTGTGTTACTCAATCATATGAGCCCGTGTATTCAATTACTTTCACGAACACATCAAATGCACTTATTTCATATGATAAAGAAGGTAGTAGTTTTCTTGGTCTTTTTGAAAAGAGTTCCCCAAAACCAACATGGGAAATTAGAATTGATCTTAATGAGTTCAGAAATGAAGGAGTTCATGGTGTGATAGAGAAACATAACAAAGAGAACCCAGATAACAAAATACCTGCAGCTGATTACACAGACCTGAAGAAACCATTTCCGTACAAGGACACCAATGGCAATGGTGACACGTGCTGGGTTATCAAGGAGCACAACTGGGTTGGTGTTCAAACTGTCAGCGGAGATGTCCGAACACTGACCTTCAACCCATTTGCTGAACCCGGACAAGAGTTCAAACCTGTAGATGTGTGCTGGGGAAACAATAATGAAATCTATATAGCGGACCATGAtgcaaatatgattattgtgtaCAGTCTTCAACATGGATTTCAGAAGTCACTCACACCACATTTCTATAATAGATCTCCTACAGCTGTAGTTATGAGCACAGGCAGGACACTATATTTTGGTGATTTAAATGGAAGGGTTCATCTTTGCCATAAAAGTCTGatagttaattaa